The genome window GCCTGAGCCATTGTCGCTGAAATCGCCAGCAGCAGGCTAATCCAACGTAAATTCGATTTGAAAACCCGATTAAGTCTGTGAGTCATGGATAAAATGAGATAGTAAATGCAACTTTTCAATCAAAACTATTGCCCTAAATTTACTTTGAGCCAATGAAGCCTGTATAATCGCCTTTAAAAAGCGGACCGCTCTACAATCAAAAACCACTACCTTACCGGGATGAGCGTCCGCACAAGTTGTGCTTCGGCTACCGTCAAGATAGTGGTTATCTGTATAAACTGATTAAAAACTGGCGCTTCCATAAGACCATTACAGTACAGGTTTGGGAATTAGTGGCAATAAATAAAGATTATCCCCCCTAACTTTCCTGTACTCTACGGTCTATTTTGTCTATTTCGGAAAATAGTTACTAAAGCGTCACTTTTTCTTTGGGCGGCATTGATACATCTACCACTTCCATGCGTGGCGCAAAAAGGTGCATCATTCCCCAGCCTAAAAGGTAAGCGCAACCGCAGATGACAAACAAGACATTGTATCCACCGGTGATGTTACCAGCCGCTTTGTAGGTATCCAGCAGCCAGCCCACCAGAATCGGGAACAGCAGCCCACCGATCGAGCCAGCCATACCGCCAATACCAACGACTGAACTAACCGCCCGTTTGGGGAACATATCCGAAGCCGTGGTGAAGATGTTAGCACTCCAGGCCTGGTGCGCTGCCGCCGCCAGACTGATTAGTGCTACTGCCTCCCAGATGTTCGTGGCGAACTGAGCCGCCATAATGGGCATTACGGCCAGGGCAAAGATAAACATGGCTGTTTTCCGGGCTCTGAATACCGGCCATCCCAGCTTGATAAAATAGCCTGACAGATAACCTCCACCAATACTTCCGATTGTGGTTGCGGTATACACAACGACCAACGGCAGACTTGGCTTTTTCAGGTCAAGATTAAAGGTTGTCGAGAAGTAAGAAGGCAACCAGAAAAGGAAAAACCACCAGATCGGGTCCGTCAGGAATTTACCCATGATAAACGCCCAGGTCTGCCGAATACCAAACAAGCGGCCCCAGCTGATCGGGGGTTCGCCTGCGGCGGCCTCCGGTTCGTTATCGCTGTGGATGTAGGCAAATTCTTCTTTAGTGACGCGTGGTTGCCGGGCAGGAACCTCGTAGAAAATCCACCAGAAAATCAGCCAGATAAAACCGATAGCGCCCGTAATAATAAACGCTTCTTCCCATCCGTAAGCCCCTAAAATCCAGGGGACCATGACAGGTGCAACGACGGCGCCAATGTTCGCACCAGAGTTGAAAATCCCGGTAGCCAG of Tellurirhabdus bombi contains these proteins:
- a CDS encoding MFS transporter, which encodes MNKPNGNYRWTIVALLFFATTINYLDRQVIGLLKPALEVEFDWTETDYSRIVMAFSASYAIGLLLFGRVIDRIGTKMGYIISIIVWSIAAILHAAVNSTFGFGVVRALLGLGEAGNFPAAIKSVAEWFPKKERALATGIFNSGANIGAVVAPVMVPWILGAYGWEEAFIITGAIGFIWLIFWWIFYEVPARQPRVTKEEFAYIHSDNEPEAAAGEPPISWGRLFGIRQTWAFIMGKFLTDPIWWFFLFWLPSYFSTTFNLDLKKPSLPLVVVYTATTIGSIGGGYLSGYFIKLGWPVFRARKTAMFIFALAVMPIMAAQFATNIWEAVALISLAAAAHQAWSANIFTTASDMFPKRAVSSVVGIGGMAGSIGGLLFPILVGWLLDTYKAAGNITGGYNVLFVICGCAYLLGWGMMHLFAPRMEVVDVSMPPKEKVTL